GCACGCGGGGCCGCGTCCGTTGCCCACCTGCTCGCCGTTGAAGAGCATGGGCGCCTCGTCCTTCTCGCCCTCGCCGATCACGACGACGCCGTCGAAGTTCACGGTGCCCAGGAAGAGCCGCATCGCGTCGACCGCCGCCTTGTCGGCGGCGTTCTTGTCACCCTTGCCGATCCACGGCACGGCGCGGATCGCGGCGGCCTCGGTGGCGCGCACCAACTCCAGTGCGAGGTTGCGGTCGGGGTGGTGGAACAGTGGTGCGGGTTCGGTGCTCGTCAACGCATGACTCCAGATTCGACTGCGGATCGGCGCGACGCACACGGACGTGGTCGGCCGCTGCTGACGAGCCTATCCAGCGCGCTCGCGCGCGATCCGCAAACGGGGGACGATCGGCGTGAAAGAATCGCGAATCTTTCACGCCCGCGCGGCGACGACTCGCACCGCCGCGGCATCCGGCTCGCCGAAGTCGCACCGCGTGACGGGTGACACGAACACCATCGCCTCGCCCGCGCAGAGCTCGTCGCGGTCGAGCGCGCGCTCGACCGGCACGCCGGCCGCTCGCACCCGTGCCGACTCCTCGTCCGACTGCGGAGCGAACCGCGCCTGCATCGTGCCGCCGAGCGCGCGCACCGCCGCGGCCTCGATGACGCCCTCGGGCGCGCCGCCGATGCCGAGCAGCAGGTCGAGGTCGCCGCCCGGCTGGGCCGCCTGCACGGCGCGCTCGATGTCGCCGTGCTCGAACGCGACCACCTCGGCGCCGGCGGCACGCACGGCCGCCGCGAGCGCGGCGTTCCGCGGACGCTCCTGCACGGCCACGCGCAGCGCGCGCACGGGGCATCCGATCGCCGCCGCGAGGCGCTGCAGGTTCTCGGCCGGCGGAGCGTCGATCGCCAGCCCCGCGGCATCCGCACCGCACACCAGCTTGTCCATGTAGAAGGCCGGCCCGATGTCGAGGAACGCCCCGCGGGGCGCGGCCGCCAGGATCGCCATCGCGCCGGGCCGGCCGGATGCCGCCAGGCGCGTGCCGTCCACCGGGTCGACCACGATGTCGACCGCGGGGCCGCCCGTGCCGAAGCGCTCCCCCGGCGCGAGCATCGGCGCGTCGTCCTTCTCGCCCTCGCCCGCGACGACGCGCCCGTCGACCGGGACCCCCGAGAGTGCAGCACGCAGCGCGTCGACCGCGACCGCGTCGACCGCGTGGCCGTCGCCGCCGTCGACGCGCGCCATCGCCGCCCACGCGGCTGCGGCGACCGCGCGCTCGAAGGCGTGCACGACGGGGCTCTCGAAGTGCGTCATGCAGAACATCTTGGCGGACACGGGGCTCCGCCCGTAGCCCCACGCGGCCGACCCCGTGCCGTGCGCGATCGACTCACTAGACTCGTGCGTGCACGCCCACGATCCCGCTTGAAGGAGCATCATGCCCATCGCAACCCCCGAGCAGTACGCAGAGATGCTCGATCGCGCCAAGGCCGAAGGCTTCGCCTACCCGGCGTTCAACGTGTCGAGCTCGCAGACCCTCAACGCGGTCCTGCAGGGACTCACCGAGGCCGGCTCCGACGGCATCATCCAGGTCACGACCGGCGGTGCCGACTACTTCGCCGGCCACACCGTGAAGGCCCGCGCCACCGGCGCGCTCGCCTTCGCGAAGTTCGCCCACGAGGTCGCCAAGTCGTACCCGGTCACCGTCGCCCTGCACACCGACCACTGCCCGAAGCCCGCGCTCGAGGACTTCGTCATGCCGCTCATCGCCGCCTCCGAGGAGGAGGTCAAGGCCGGCCGCAACCCGATCTTCCAGTCGCACATGTGGGACGGCTCGGCCGTGCCGCTCGACGAGAACATCCAGATCGCCGAGGACATGATCAAGCGCACCAAGGCGATCAACGCGATCCTCGAGGTCGAGATCGGCGTCGTCGGCGGCGAGGAGGACGGCGTCGTGCACGAGGGCACGAACGACGCGCTCTACACGACCGTCGGCGACGTGACCAAGGCCGTCGAGGCCCTCGGCCTCGGCGAGAACGGCCGCTACATCGCCGCGCTCACCTTCGGCAACGTGCACGGCGTGTACAAGCCCGGCGGCGTGAAGCTGCGCCCGGAGCTCCTCGGCGAGATCCAGGAGGGCATCGCCGCGAAGTTCGGCACCGGCCCGAAGCCGCTCGACCTCGTCTTCCACGGCGGCTCGGGCTCGACCGACGAGGAGATCGCCAAGGCGGTCGCCAACGGCGTCGTGAAGATGAACATCGACACCGACACCCAGTACGCGTTCACCCGCTCGGTCGCCGGCTACATGTTCGCCAACTACGACGGCGTGCTGAAGGTCGACGGCGAGGTCGGCAACAAGAAGCAGTACGACCCGCGCGCCTGGGGCAAGGTCGCGGAGTCGGCCATGGCCGCCCGCGTCGTCGAGTCGACGAAGCAGCTCGGCTCGTTCGGCCACTCGAAGAGCTGAGCCGGATGCCGCAGTCCGACCAGTCGCGCGAAGGCGGCGGCGCACCCGGCGACGGGTCCGCCCCGCCCCCGCCGCCGCCTCCCGCGTCCCGGGACGAGCGTCCGAAGCCGAAGTACGGCGAGTACGCGCCCGAGGGCTGGAACTGGCAGCCGCCCGAGCAGACCACCCACGAGGACCCGCCGCAGGCGCCCGCCACGACGCAGGCCCCTGCCGCCCCCGCGGCTCCCGCGGGGTCCGCGCCCACGGCACGCCTCTGGGACCGCCCGATCACGCTCGGGCTGCTCGTGTTCGGCATCATCGGCGTCTCGCTCGCCGTATCGATCCAGCAGACCCTGCCCGACGCGATGTCGCTGCTGCACACGCAGGAGGGCATCGACCCGTACGTGCCCGCCGACGCGGTCGCGGGCATCATCTCGACCGGCATGATCGCCCAGATCGTGCTCTGGGTGCTCACGGCGCTCATCGCGATCGTGCGGCTGATCCGCCGCCGGGTCGCGTTCTGGGTGCCGCTCGCCGGCGCGGCGCTGTCGTTCGTCGTGCTGTTCGGGGTGGTCTGGGCCGTGCTCGCGACCGACCCCGTGCTCGTGGAGCACTTCGGCACGGTCGGCGTCGGCGGCTGACCCGCCCCGCACCGCGTGACGACGCCCCCGCCCGGACCGGGCGGGGGCGTCGTTCGTGCGGGCACTAGCTCGGCTGCCCCACCAGCGCCGCGTCGCCCTCGGGGTCGTCCTCCTCGATCGGCGCCGCGAACTGCGCCTCGTACAGTCGCGCGTACGCGCCCTCCGCGGCGATCAGCCCGGCGTGCGTGCCCTGCTCCACGATCGAGCCGTGCTCCATGACGATGATGGTGTCGGCGTCGCGGATCGTGGAGAGCCGGTGGGCGATCACGAAGCTCGTGCGGTCCTTGCGCAACGCGCTCATCGCCTGCTGCACGAGGAGCTCGGTGCGGGTGTCGACCGAGCTCGTCGCCTCGTCGAGGATGAGCACGCTCGGCCGCGCCAGGAACGCCCGCGCGATCGTGAGCAGCTGCTTCTCGCCGGCGGAGAGGTTCGACGCCTCGTCGTCGAGCACGGTGTCGTAGCCGTCGGGCAGCATGTGCACGAAGCGGTCGACGTAGGTGGCGCGCGCCGCGTCGAGGATCTCCTCCTCCGTGGCACCGGGCCGCCCGTAGGCGATGTTGTCGCGGATCGTGCCCGCGAACAGCCACGTGTCCTGCAGCACCATGCCCATGCGGGCGCGGAGGTCGTCCCGTCGCATCCGGGTGATGTCGACCCCGTCGAGCGTGATGCGGCCCGCGTCGAGCTCGTAGAAGCGCATGATGAGGTTCACGAGCGTGGTCTTGCCGGCACCGGTCGGGCCGACGATCGCGATCGTGTGCCCCGGCTCGGCGACGAGCGACAGCCCGTCGATGAGCGGCACGTCCTCCTCGTAGCGGAACGACACGTCCTCGAACTCCAGGCGCCCGGTGCGCTCCAGCGGCTGCTCCCCCTCGTCGGGGTCGGCCGACTGCTCGTCGGCGTCGAGCAGCTCGAACACGCGCTCGGCACTCGCGACGCCCGACTGCAGCAGGTTGACCATCGAGCCGATCGTGGTGAGCGGCTGCGTGAACTGGCGCGAGTACTGGATGAACGCCTGCACGTCGCCGAGTCGCATCGACCCGTTCGCGACCAGCAGGCCGCCGACGACCGCGATCGCCACGTACACGAGGTTCCCGATGAACATCATCGCCGGCATGATGATGCCGGAGAAGAACTGGGCGCCGAAGCTCGCCTGGTACAGCTTCTCGTTCGTGCCGTGGAAGTCGCGCTCGACCTCCTTGCTGCGACCGAACACCTTCACGAGGGCGTGGCCGGTGAACGCCTCCTCGATCTGCGCGTTCAGCTCGCCGGTGTGCTTCCACTGCGCGACGAACCGCTTCTGCGAGCGCTTGGCGATGAACACGGTGACGACGAGCGTCAGCGGGATCGTGACCAGCGCGATCACCGCGAGCAGCGGCGAGATGACGAACATCATGGTGATCACGCCGATGACGGTGAGCACCGAGGTGAGCAGCTGGCTCAGCGTCTGCTGCAGGCTCTGCGAGATGTTGTCGATGTCGTTCGTGACGCGCGAGAGCAGCTCGCCGCGCTGCATCTTGTCGAAGTACGACAGCGGCAGGCGGTGCAGCTTCGTCTCGACGTCCTCGCGCAGGCGGTAGACGGTGCGCTGCGTGATGCCGTTCAGCACGTAGCCCTGCAGCCACGCGAACACCGACGCGAACACGTACAGGCCGAGCACGAGCAGCAGCACCTGCGACAGCGCGCCGAAGTCGATGCCCTCGCCGGGGGTCAGGTTCATGGCCGAGAGCATCTCGGCCTGCTGGGTGTCGCCGGATGCCTCGAGCCCGGCGACGATCTGCTCCTGCGTGGTGCCCGCCGGGAGGTTCGCCGAGATCGCGCCCTCGAAGACGAGGTTCGTCGCCTCGCCGAGCGCCTTCGGGCCGAGCACGGTCAGCGTCACGCTGACGACGCCGAGCAGGATGACGCCGAAGACCGCCCAGGCCTCGGGTCGCAGGCGCCCCATGAGGCGCTTGGCCGACGGCCCGAAGTTCATGGACTTCTCGACCGGCATGGCCATGCCCGCGGCGGGGCCGCCGGGCTGGGGGCCGCGCTGCTGCGGCCGGCTGGGGGTGCGCTCGCTCATGCCGCCTCCTCCGCGCTCAGCTGGCTCTCGACGATCTCGGCGTAGGTCGGCGACGTCTCGATGAGCTCCTCGTGGGTGCCGCGGGCGACGATGCGCCCCGCGTCGAGCACGAGGATCTGGTCGGCGTCGACGATGGTCGACACGCGCTGCGCGACCACGATGCGGGTGGCGTCGGCCGCTGCACGGTCGAGCGCGGTGCGCAGCCGGGCATCCGTCGCCGTGTCGAGCGCCGAGAACGAGTCGTCGAACAACAGGATCGGTGGTCGTTTCAACAGGGCCCGGGCGATCGACAGGCGCTGGCGCTGGCCGCCCGAGACGTTCGTGCCGCCCTGGGCGATCGGGGTGTCGAGTCCCTCGTGCATGGCCTGGACGAAGTCGGATGCCTGTGCGGTCGCGAGCGCCTGCCAGACCTCGTCGTCCGTGGCATCCGGGTCGCCGTACCGCACCGTGGAGCCGACCGTGCCCGCGAACAGGTACGCCTTCTGCGGGATCAGCCCGAGCTGGGCGTTGCGCACCTCGGGGTCGAGCTCGCGCACGTCGACGCCGCCGACGAGCACCTGCCCCCCGGTGACGTCGAACAGGCGCGGGATGAGGTTCAGCAGCGTCGTCTTGCCGGCGCCGGTGCTGCCGATGATCGCCGTGACCTGGCCCGGCCGTGCGGTGAAGCTGAGGTCGTGCAGCACCGGCTGCTCGGCGCCCGGGTACGCGAACTCGACGCTGCGGAATTCGACCGTCCCCGGGTCGGTGAGCGTCGTGGTCGCGTCGGTCGGCTCGACGACGCTCGTGTCGGTGAGCAGCACCTCCTGGATGCGCCCGCCGGAGACCGCCGCGCGCGGGAGGATCACGGCGATGAACGTGGTCATCATGACCGCCATCAGGATCTGGATGAGGTACGTGAGGAACGCCGTGAGCGCGCCGATCTGCATCGAGCCGTCCTCGATGAGGAACGCGCCGAACCAGAGCACGGCGACGCTCGAGATGTTCAGCACCCCCATCGCGACGGGGAAGACCAGGGCGAACAGCCGTCCGGCGCGCAACGCGGTGTCGGTGAGCTCGGCGTTGGCGGTCGCGAAGCGCTTCGTCTCGACCGGCTCGCGCACGAATGCGCGGATGACCCGGATACCGGTGAGCTGCTCGCGCAGCACGCGGTTCACGGTGTCGATGCGCTTCTGCATCTTCTCGAACTGCGGCACCATGCGCACGACGATGCCGCCGATCGCGATGAGCAGCACCGGCACGGCGACCGCCATGATCCACGACAGCTGGAGGTCCTGGCCCATCGCCATGATCACGCCGCCGATCGCGAGGATCGGGGCCGACACGAGCAGGGTGCACGCCATGAGCACGAGCATCTGCACCTGCTGCACGTCGTTGGTCGAGCGCGTGATGAGGCTCGGCGCGCCGAAGCGCGAGACCTCCTGCTCGCTGAAGACGCCGACCCGGGCGAAGACGGCCGTGCGCACGTCGCGACCGAGACCCATCGACAGCTTCGCGGCGAAGTACACGGCGATGATCGCGCAGGTGATCTGCGCGAGCGTGATGACGAGCATGAGCCCGCCCGTGGAGAGGATGTAGCCGGTGTCGCCGGTGGCGACGCCGTCGTCGATGATGTCCGCGTTGAGGGCGGGCAGCAGGAGCGTCAGGATCGACTGGATCAGCTGGAACACCACGACTGCGGCGAGCAGCGGCCAGTGCGGCCTCAGGTAGCGGGTGAGGAGTTTCCAGAGCACGGGGTGTGCCTTCTTCCGTTGGTGCGAGTGGAGTGTCAGGGGCGGTCGAGCGGATGCCCGGACGCGATGCCGTTCGTGATCAGGTCGACGAGCTCTGCGGTGTCGAGGCCGACGGTCTCGCCGAACGCGGGCACTGCGGAGGCGAAGGCGATCATGCGCAGGTAGCGCGCGACCTGGCGGGGAGTGGCGCCGAGGCGATCGGCGTCCGGCGCCAGCAGGTCGGCGATGATGCCCTCGTAGACCTCGCCGTGGTGGTGGCGGTGCGGGGGCGGCGGGCGCATGCCGGCCGCGGACATCACGCCCATCACGCCGCGGAACCGCTCCTGCAGGTGGTCGAGCACGCGCTCGACCTTCCACTCGAGCGGCATCGAGGCGTCGATCGCGCGCAGCTTCCGCCGCAGCGGCTCGGGGTCGAGGTACCGCGTGACGGCCGCGTCGATGATCGCGTCCTTGTCGTCGAACGCACGGAACAGCGTGCCCTCGGCGACGCCGGCCGCCTCGGCGATCTGTCGGGTGCTCACGTCGCGTCCGTGCGCGACCAGCAGCGGTACGACGGCGTCGGCGATCGCCTCGCGGCGATCCTCCGGCGGAAGGGGCCGCGCCCGCTCCGTGCGCACTGCCATGCGGCGATGCTAAGCGAGTGAGTGCTCACTCACAAGCATCCGCCCGCCCTCTGCTGTGCGCCTGCAGCGAACGGATCAGTGCTGGGCGGCGCCGCGCGCGCGGCCCGAGCCCTTCAGGTCCTTGCGGAGCTCCTTCGGCAGCGAGAACATGAGGTCCTCCTCGGCCGTCTTGACCTCCTCGACCGCGCCGTACCCGGCATCGGCGAGCTCGATCAGCACCTCCTGCACGAGGCCCTCGGGCACGGATGCGCCGCTGGTGACGCCGACCGTCTCGACGCCCTCGAGCCACTCCTGCTGGATCTGCGTCGAGAAGTCGACCCGGTACGCGGCCTTCGCGCCGTACTCGAGGGCGACCTCGACGAGGCGCACGCTGTTCGACGAGTTCGCGCTGCCGACGACGATGACGAGGTCGGCGCCCTGCGCGACCTTCTTGATCGCGACCTGGCGGTTCTGCGTGGCGTAGCAGATGTCGTCCGACGGCGGGTCCTGCAGGTTCGGGAAGCGCTCGCGCAGGCGGCGCACGGTCTCCATGGTCTCGTCGACCGACAGCGTGGTCTGCGAGAGCCAGACGACCTTGTCGGGGTCGTTCACCTCGATGTTCGGCACGTCGTCGGGGCTGTTCACGAGGGTGACGTGGTCGGGCGCCTCGCCGGCGGTGCCCTCGACCTCCTCGTGGCCCTCGTGGCCGATGAGCAGGATCTCGTAGTCGTCGCGCGCGAAGCGCACGGCCTCGCGGTGCACCTTGGTGACCAGCGGGCACGTGGCGTCGATCGCGTGCAGGCCACGGTCGGCCGCGGCACCCACGACGGCGGGCGAGACGCCGTGCGCGCTGAAGACGATGTGCTCGCCCTCGGGCACCTCGTCGACCTCCTCGACGAAGATCGCGCCCTGCTTCTCGAGCTCGGTCACGACGTGGATGTTGTGCACGATCTGCTTGCGCACGTACACGGGCGCGCCGTAGTGCTCGAGCGCCTTCTCGACGGCGATCACCGCGCGGTCGACGCCCGCGCAGTACCCTCTCGGGGCGGCGAGCAGCACCTTCTTCTCGCCTGCGACCGGGGTATCCTTGAGCCGCCCGCGCACCGCGGGGACGCGGGGCATGCCGAGGGCGACTCGGGGGGCATCCGTGGTGATCGTCACGCCGCCAGTCTACGGGCCGCCGCCTGGGCGCCGGCCCGAGAGGAGACCATGACCGACGCCCCCTCGACACGCGATGCACCGTGGCCCGTCGCCCTGCTCTCCGAGAAGCTGCGCGGCTACATCGACCGGCTCGGCACCGCCTGGGTCGAGGGCGAGGTCACCCAGTGGGGCGTCTCGAACGGCAACGTCTACGGCAAGCTCAAGGACCTCGACCGGGATGCCACGCTGAGCTTCACGCTCTGGTCGTCGGTGCGCGCGCGCCTGTCGGAGGAGTTCGCACAGGGCGATCGCGTCGTCGCGCTCGTCAAGCCGAACTGGTGGGTCAAGGGCGGCTCGCTCTCGATGCAGGTCTACGAGCTGCG
This is a stretch of genomic DNA from Agromyces sp. SYSU T00194. It encodes these proteins:
- a CDS encoding fructose-bisphosphatase class II, giving the protein MTHFESPVVHAFERAVAAAAWAAMARVDGGDGHAVDAVAVDALRAALSGVPVDGRVVAGEGEKDDAPMLAPGERFGTGGPAVDIVVDPVDGTRLAASGRPGAMAILAAAPRGAFLDIGPAFYMDKLVCGADAAGLAIDAPPAENLQRLAAAIGCPVRALRVAVQERPRNAALAAAVRAAGAEVVAFEHGDIERAVQAAQPGGDLDLLLGIGGAPEGVIEAAAVRALGGTMQARFAPQSDEESARVRAAGVPVERALDRDELCAGEAMVFVSPVTRCDFGEPDAAAVRVVAARA
- the fbaA gene encoding class II fructose-bisphosphate aldolase produces the protein MPIATPEQYAEMLDRAKAEGFAYPAFNVSSSQTLNAVLQGLTEAGSDGIIQVTTGGADYFAGHTVKARATGALAFAKFAHEVAKSYPVTVALHTDHCPKPALEDFVMPLIAASEEEVKAGRNPIFQSHMWDGSAVPLDENIQIAEDMIKRTKAINAILEVEIGVVGGEEDGVVHEGTNDALYTTVGDVTKAVEALGLGENGRYIAALTFGNVHGVYKPGGVKLRPELLGEIQEGIAAKFGTGPKPLDLVFHGGSGSTDEEIAKAVANGVVKMNIDTDTQYAFTRSVAGYMFANYDGVLKVDGEVGNKKQYDPRAWGKVAESAMAARVVESTKQLGSFGHSKS
- a CDS encoding DUF6264 family protein, with amino-acid sequence MPQSDQSREGGGAPGDGSAPPPPPPPASRDERPKPKYGEYAPEGWNWQPPEQTTHEDPPQAPATTQAPAAPAAPAGSAPTARLWDRPITLGLLVFGIIGVSLAVSIQQTLPDAMSLLHTQEGIDPYVPADAVAGIISTGMIAQIVLWVLTALIAIVRLIRRRVAFWVPLAGAALSFVVLFGVVWAVLATDPVLVEHFGTVGVGG
- a CDS encoding ABC transporter ATP-binding protein produces the protein MSERTPSRPQQRGPQPGGPAAGMAMPVEKSMNFGPSAKRLMGRLRPEAWAVFGVILLGVVSVTLTVLGPKALGEATNLVFEGAISANLPAGTTQEQIVAGLEASGDTQQAEMLSAMNLTPGEGIDFGALSQVLLLVLGLYVFASVFAWLQGYVLNGITQRTVYRLREDVETKLHRLPLSYFDKMQRGELLSRVTNDIDNISQSLQQTLSQLLTSVLTVIGVITMMFVISPLLAVIALVTIPLTLVVTVFIAKRSQKRFVAQWKHTGELNAQIEEAFTGHALVKVFGRSKEVERDFHGTNEKLYQASFGAQFFSGIIMPAMMFIGNLVYVAIAVVGGLLVANGSMRLGDVQAFIQYSRQFTQPLTTIGSMVNLLQSGVASAERVFELLDADEQSADPDEGEQPLERTGRLEFEDVSFRYEEDVPLIDGLSLVAEPGHTIAIVGPTGAGKTTLVNLIMRFYELDAGRITLDGVDITRMRRDDLRARMGMVLQDTWLFAGTIRDNIAYGRPGATEEEILDAARATYVDRFVHMLPDGYDTVLDDEASNLSAGEKQLLTIARAFLARPSVLILDEATSSVDTRTELLVQQAMSALRKDRTSFVIAHRLSTIRDADTIIVMEHGSIVEQGTHAGLIAAEGAYARLYEAQFAAPIEEDDPEGDAALVGQPS
- a CDS encoding ABC transporter ATP-binding protein; amino-acid sequence: MLWKLLTRYLRPHWPLLAAVVVFQLIQSILTLLLPALNADIIDDGVATGDTGYILSTGGLMLVITLAQITCAIIAVYFAAKLSMGLGRDVRTAVFARVGVFSEQEVSRFGAPSLITRSTNDVQQVQMLVLMACTLLVSAPILAIGGVIMAMGQDLQLSWIMAVAVPVLLIAIGGIVVRMVPQFEKMQKRIDTVNRVLREQLTGIRVIRAFVREPVETKRFATANAELTDTALRAGRLFALVFPVAMGVLNISSVAVLWFGAFLIEDGSMQIGALTAFLTYLIQILMAVMMTTFIAVILPRAAVSGGRIQEVLLTDTSVVEPTDATTTLTDPGTVEFRSVEFAYPGAEQPVLHDLSFTARPGQVTAIIGSTGAGKTTLLNLIPRLFDVTGGQVLVGGVDVRELDPEVRNAQLGLIPQKAYLFAGTVGSTVRYGDPDATDDEVWQALATAQASDFVQAMHEGLDTPIAQGGTNVSGGQRQRLSIARALLKRPPILLFDDSFSALDTATDARLRTALDRAAADATRIVVAQRVSTIVDADQILVLDAGRIVARGTHEELIETSPTYAEIVESQLSAEEAA
- a CDS encoding TetR/AcrR family transcriptional regulator, with product MAVRTERARPLPPEDRREAIADAVVPLLVAHGRDVSTRQIAEAAGVAEGTLFRAFDDKDAIIDAAVTRYLDPEPLRRKLRAIDASMPLEWKVERVLDHLQERFRGVMGVMSAAGMRPPPPHRHHHGEVYEGIIADLLAPDADRLGATPRQVARYLRMIAFASAVPAFGETVGLDTAELVDLITNGIASGHPLDRP
- a CDS encoding 4-hydroxy-3-methylbut-2-enyl diphosphate reductase, which produces MPRVPAVRGRLKDTPVAGEKKVLLAAPRGYCAGVDRAVIAVEKALEHYGAPVYVRKQIVHNIHVVTELEKQGAIFVEEVDEVPEGEHIVFSAHGVSPAVVGAAADRGLHAIDATCPLVTKVHREAVRFARDDYEILLIGHEGHEEVEGTAGEAPDHVTLVNSPDDVPNIEVNDPDKVVWLSQTTLSVDETMETVRRLRERFPNLQDPPSDDICYATQNRQVAIKKVAQGADLVIVVGSANSSNSVRLVEVALEYGAKAAYRVDFSTQIQQEWLEGVETVGVTSGASVPEGLVQEVLIELADAGYGAVEEVKTAEEDLMFSLPKELRKDLKGSGRARGAAQH